A single Harpia harpyja isolate bHarHar1 chromosome 6, bHarHar1 primary haplotype, whole genome shotgun sequence DNA region contains:
- the LOC128143585 gene encoding putative ankyrin repeat domain-containing protein 20A5, whose product MALFSKKRQQSPSGSASGQPCPPAAATSAYELGQKDPGRLHRAAARGALARLRRSQPKRGGIEGQDQEKRTPLHVACANGHVDAVGFRVQENCQLNLADNFKRSPLMTCQQEKRVAILLQHGADPNLADADGNTALHLAVVSPNTTVAGLLLEHNANINAQNREGYTPLNLAVSKHDEETVEFLHKKGTENQRERRKLGLRMVKQSNSLPREFVQPPSVGALKSRVEGPLNSVV is encoded by the exons ATGGCGCTCTTCAGCAAGAAGCGCCAGCAGTCGCCCTCCGGCAGCGCttctgggcagccctgccctccagccgcTGCCACCAGTGCCTACGAGCTCGGGCAGAAGGACCCGGGCAGGCTGCACCGCGCGGCTGCCCGCGGCGCCCTGGCCCGGCTGAGGCGGTCGCAGCCGAAGAGAGGTGGCATCGAGGGGCAAGACCAGGAGAAGCG GACACCTCTGCATGTCGCTTGTGCAAACGGGCACGTGGATGCCGTTGGATTTCGGGTACAAGAGAACTGCCAGCTGAACCTTGCTGACAATTTCAAGAGATCGCCACTGATGACG TGCCAGCAAGAAAAACGTGTGGCTATTTTGCTGCAGCATGGTGCCGACCCGAACCTGGCAGATGCTGACGGCAACACTGCCCTTCACCTTGCTGTCGTATCTCCTAATACAACGGTAGCAGGGCTGTTACTTGAGCATAATGCCAATATTAATGCTCAGAACCGG GAGggatataccccccttaatcttGCTGTCTCCAAACATGATGAGGAGACGGTAgagtttcttcacaaaaaaggaactgaaaatcaGCGTGAAAG GAGAAAACTCGGCCTGAGGATGGTCAAGCAGTCGAACAGCTTGCCCCGGGAGTTTGTGCAGCCTCCATCCGTGGGGGCTTTGAAGAGCAGAGTGGAAGGACCCCTGAACAGCgtggtctga